DNA from Pseudocitrobacter corydidari:
GTGGTGTTCACGTTCGCCAGGTTGTTGGAAATCGCGGTCATTTTGGCGTCCTGCGCCGCCAGACCGGTTTTACTGATCCACAATGCGGGATTCATCTCTCTACCTTCTCTTATTATCAGGAGCCACGGATCAGGCGGTTGCCCGCCGTCGCGAGGTCTTCTGCGGCCTTCATCATTTTGATCTGCGCTTCAAACTGGCGGTTCAGTGCAATGCTGGAAACCATCTCATCAATAGCCGAAACGTTGGCACTCTCCAGATGACCGGCGGCCACTACCACATCTTCATCACGTGGATTCACCGCCGCGTTGGTCACCAGAAATCCATCCGCGTTTTTGCTGAGTTCATTCGCCGCGACATTGACCAGTTTGACGCGATCGATATCCACGGGGGCTGTGATGTCACCATCATCAGGCACAATGGTGATCACGCCATCTTCACCGATACTGATGGAAGAGAACGGCGGCAGAATAATCGGCCCGTTATCGCCCTCAACCGGCAGCCCGTTGATCGACAATTCACCGTCGGCATTGACGTCAATTTGCCCGTTACGGGTATAGACTTCACGATTGCC
Protein-coding regions in this window:
- a CDS encoding flagellar basal body rod protein FlgF, which gives rise to MDRLIYTAVSGASRTLSQQEIHANNLANVNTQGFRGDLERAMTQQVSGEGYASRYMTQPAQGGVDMTPGTVRDTGRSLDLAIKGNGLIALSQGNREVYTRNGQIDVNADGELSINGLPVEGDNGPIILPPFSSISIGEDGVITIVPDDGDITAPVDIDRVKLVNVAANELSKNADGFLVTNAAVNPRDEDVVVAAGHLESANVSAIDEMVSSIALNRQFEAQIKMMKAAEDLATAGNRLIRGS